The Mycolicibacterium monacense genome contains the following window.
TCGAGTCGCGCGGCGGGTTCGTCGCCGCACACGACCACATCGCCGAGCAGATCGCCGACGTCGCCGCCCGCCGCGCCGACGACATCGCACACCGCCGCACCGCGCTGACCGGCGTGAACGAATACCCGAACCTCGAGGAACCCGCGCTTCCGCCCGGCGAGGCGTTCACCGCGGTCGCCCGCTACGCGGCCGGGTTCGAAGCGCTGCGCGACCGCTCCGATGCGGTTCTGGAGAGCACCGGCACGCGCCCGAAGGTGCTGCTGCTGCCGCTGGGGCCGCTGGCCGAACACAACATCCGCGCGACGTTCGCCACCAACCTGCTCGCCTCCGGTGGGATCGAGGCCGTCAACCCGGGCTCTGTCGGCGCCGCCGATGTGGCCCGGGCGGTGTCGGCCGCGGGCAACCCGTCGGTCGCCGTCATCTGCGGCACCGACACCCGCTACGGCACCGACGCCGCCGCCGTCGTCGCGGCCGCCCGCGAGGCGGGTGTCACCCGCGTCTATCTGGCCGGCCCCGAGAAGGCCCTCGCCGAGGCGGATCCCAAGCCGGACGACTACCTGACCGCCAAGATCGACGCGGTCGCGGTCCTGTCGAACCTCCTCACCCGATTGGGGGCCTGACTGCTATGACGGTCAACGATGTCGCCGGCAAGCCGGCTCCGGAAACCACCGGGGTAAGGAGCTTCGCCGACGTACCGCTCCACGGTGAAGGCACCGGCGCACCCGCGACCGAGGCCGCCGTCGCCGCACACATCGAGGCCGCGGCCGCCGCGCACGGGTACACCCCCGAGCAACTCGACTGGGTGACGCCGGAGGGCATCGACGTCAAACCGGTCTACGTCGCCGCCGACCGCGCCGCCGCCGCCTCGGCCGGATACCCGCTCGACTCGTTCCCGGGCGCACCGCCGTTCCTCCGCGGGCCGTACCCGACGATGTACGTCAACCAGCCCTGGACCATCCGCCAGTACGCCGGCTTCTCGACCGCCGCGGAGTCCAACGCGTTCTACCGCCGCAACCTGGCCGCGGGCCAGAAGGGCCTCTCGGTGGCCTTCGACCTGGCCACCCACCGCGGCTACGACTCCGACCATCCGCGGGTGCAGGGCGACGTGGGCATGGCCGGGGTGGCCATCGACTCCATCCTCGACATGCGCCAGCTCTTCGACGGCATCGACCTGTCATCGGTGTCGGTGTCGATGACGATGAACGGCGCGGTGCTGCCGATCCTGGCGCTCTACGTCGTGGCCGCCGAGGAGCAGGGGGTGCGGCCGGAGAAGTTGGCGGGGACCATCCAGAACGACATCCTCAAAGAGTTCATGGTCCGCAACACCTACATCTATCCGCCCAAGGCATCGATGCGGATCATCAGCGACATCTTCGGTTACACCAGCACCAAGATGCCGAAGTTCAACTCGATCTCGATCTCCGGCTACCACATCCAGGAGGCCGGGGCGACGGCCGATCTGGAGCTGGCCTACACGCTGGCCGACGGCGTCGAGTACATCAAGGCCGGCCTGGACGCCGGGCTCTCGATCGACAAGTTCGCGCCGCGACTGTCCTTCTTCTGGGGCATCGGGATGAACTTCTTCATGGAGGTCGCCAAGCTGCGCGCCGGCCGACTGCTGTGGAGCGAACTGGTCGCCGAGTTCGACCCGAAGAACGAGAAGTCGCTGTCGCTGCGCACCCACTCGCAGACCTCGGGTTGGTCGCTGACCGCACAGGACGTGTTCAACAACGTCGCCCGCACCTGCATCGAGGCGATGGCCGCCACCCAGGGGCACACCCAGTCGCTGCACACCAACGCCCTCGACGAGGCGCTCGCGCTGCCAACCGACTTCTCGGCCCGCATCGCGCGCAACACCCAGCTGCTGCTGCAGCAGGAGTCCGGAACCACCAGGCCGATCGACCCATGGGGTGGGTCGTACTACGTCGAGTGGCTGACCCACCAGCTGGCCACCGCCGCCCGGATGCACATCGGTGAGGTCGTCGCCCATGGTGGTATGGCGCAGGCGATCAGCGAGGGCATCCCGAAGCTGCGCATCGAGGAGGCCGCGGCCCGCACCCAGGCCCGTATCGACTCCGGCGCGCAGACCGTCATCGGCGTCAACAAGTACCAGGTGACCGAGGACCACGAGATCGAGGTGCTCAAGGTCGAGAACAGCCGGGTGCGCGCCGAGCAGCTCGCCAAGCTGCAGCAGTTGCGCGCCGACCGTGACGAGGACGCGACCCGCGCCGCGCTCGACGAGCTGACCCGGGCGGCCGGTGCGCAGGGGTCAGCCGGGGAGGACGGGCTGGGCAACAATCTGTTGGCGCTCGCGATCAACGCCGCCCGCGCCAAGGCGACCGTGGGGGAGATCTCCGACGCACTGGAGAAGGTCTACGGCCGCCACGTCGCCGAGATCCGCACGATCTCCGGCGTCTACCGCGACGAAGCCGGGAAGGCCACCAACATCTCTTCCGCAACCGAACTCGTGGAGAAGTTCGCCGAGGCCGACGGCCGCCGGCCCCGCATCCTGGTCGCCAAGATGGGGCAGGACGGCCACGACCGCGGCCAGAAGGTCATCGCGACGGCCTTCGCCGACATCGGTTTCGACGTCGATGTGGGTTCGTTGTTCTCCACGCCCGACGAGGTCGCCCAGCAGGCCGCCGACAACGACGTGCACGTCGTCGGTGTCTCGTCGCTGGCCGCCGGTCACCTCACGCTGGTGCCCGCGCTGCGCGACGCGCTGGCCGCGGTCGGCAGGCCCGACATCATGGTGGTGGTCGGCGGGGTCATCCCGCCCGGCGACTTCGACGAGCTCTACGCCGCAGGGGCCGCCGCCATCTTCCCGCCGGGCACCGTGATCGCCGACGCCGCGACCGGGCTGCTGCACAAACTCGCCGAACGGCTCGGCTACGACCTGAACGCCTGACATGGCGGCCCCGACCGTCGCCGAGCTGTCCGCAGCGATCCGCAGCGGTGACCGGTCGGCGCTGGCGAAGGCGATCACCCTGGTCGAGTCGACGCGCGCCGACCACCGCGAGCAGGCCCAGGAGCTGCTGCTGGAGCTGATGCCGCAGGCCGGCTCCGCCATGCACGTGGGCATCACCGGCGTGCCGGGGGTGGGGAAGTCGACGACCATCGAGGCGCTCGGCATGTACCTGATCGAGCAGGGGCACCGGGTGGCCGTGCTGGCGGTGGATCCGTCCTCGACCCGCACCGGCGGCTCGATCCTCGGCGACAAGACCCGGATGGCGAAACTCGCCGTGCACCCCGATGCCTACATCCGTCCGTCGCCGACCTCCGGCACACTCGGCGGGGTCGCCAAGGCCACCCGCGAGACCATCGTGCTGCTCGAAGCCGCGGGCTACGACGTCATCCTGGTCGAGACCGTCGGGGTGGGGCAGTCCGAGGTCACGGTGTCGAACATGGTCGACACGTTCGTGTTCCTCACTCTCGCCCGCACCGGTGACCAGCTGCAGGGCATCAAGAAGGGCGTGCTCGAACTCGCCGACATCGTCGTCGTCAACAAGGCCGACGGCGAGCACGCCATCGAGGCGAAATCCGCCGCGCGTGAGCTGACCGCCGCACTGCGGCTGATCTACCCGCGCGAGACGCTGTGGCGTCCGCCCGTGCTGACCATGAGCGCACTGCACGGCGACGGGCTGCGCGAGCTGTGGGACAAGGTGCTCGAACACCGCGACGTGCTGCGCGAGGCCGGGCAGTTCGAGAACCGCCGACGCGCACAGCAGGTCGAGTGGACGTGGTCGATGGTGCGTGACGCGGTCCTCGACCGGGTACTGAACAATCCCGAGGTGCGCCGGATCCGCGCCGAAGTGGAACGGCAGGTCCGCGACGGCGAGCTCACCCCGGCGCTGGCCGCGCGCCGGATTCTCGACGCAGCGCACTGAAGCGGTGGCTGACCTGGTCGTTAACGCTTCAATAACGCTCTGTTTAAGTGCTGGTTCGGCGGGCTAGATT
Protein-coding sequences here:
- the scpA gene encoding methylmalonyl-CoA mutase, with translation MTVNDVAGKPAPETTGVRSFADVPLHGEGTGAPATEAAVAAHIEAAAAAHGYTPEQLDWVTPEGIDVKPVYVAADRAAAASAGYPLDSFPGAPPFLRGPYPTMYVNQPWTIRQYAGFSTAAESNAFYRRNLAAGQKGLSVAFDLATHRGYDSDHPRVQGDVGMAGVAIDSILDMRQLFDGIDLSSVSVSMTMNGAVLPILALYVVAAEEQGVRPEKLAGTIQNDILKEFMVRNTYIYPPKASMRIISDIFGYTSTKMPKFNSISISGYHIQEAGATADLELAYTLADGVEYIKAGLDAGLSIDKFAPRLSFFWGIGMNFFMEVAKLRAGRLLWSELVAEFDPKNEKSLSLRTHSQTSGWSLTAQDVFNNVARTCIEAMAATQGHTQSLHTNALDEALALPTDFSARIARNTQLLLQQESGTTRPIDPWGGSYYVEWLTHQLATAARMHIGEVVAHGGMAQAISEGIPKLRIEEAAARTQARIDSGAQTVIGVNKYQVTEDHEIEVLKVENSRVRAEQLAKLQQLRADRDEDATRAALDELTRAAGAQGSAGEDGLGNNLLALAINAARAKATVGEISDALEKVYGRHVAEIRTISGVYRDEAGKATNISSATELVEKFAEADGRRPRILVAKMGQDGHDRGQKVIATAFADIGFDVDVGSLFSTPDEVAQQAADNDVHVVGVSSLAAGHLTLVPALRDALAAVGRPDIMVVVGGVIPPGDFDELYAAGAAAIFPPGTVIADAATGLLHKLAERLGYDLNA
- the meaB gene encoding methylmalonyl Co-A mutase-associated GTPase MeaB, producing the protein MAAPTVAELSAAIRSGDRSALAKAITLVESTRADHREQAQELLLELMPQAGSAMHVGITGVPGVGKSTTIEALGMYLIEQGHRVAVLAVDPSSTRTGGSILGDKTRMAKLAVHPDAYIRPSPTSGTLGGVAKATRETIVLLEAAGYDVILVETVGVGQSEVTVSNMVDTFVFLTLARTGDQLQGIKKGVLELADIVVVNKADGEHAIEAKSAARELTAALRLIYPRETLWRPPVLTMSALHGDGLRELWDKVLEHRDVLREAGQFENRRRAQQVEWTWSMVRDAVLDRVLNNPEVRRIRAEVERQVRDGELTPALAARRILDAAH